ACCCTTCGCCGAGCGACCCCACTCCCGAGATCGCCGCGGCGATGGTAGTTAGCATTGCCCCATCCCTCGCTAACTTCCCCATCAATGCGGAGATCATGTTTGTGGTGGACGTGCACAGCACCGCTCTTGGCGCCAAAGCGGCAGAGTCGGTCATGTCAGCGATTGGATCGCTGGATGGTACGGCGTGTCTCGTCAATGTAATCCTGTGCCGCGACGCCCACCGCGGTGGGACGGTGTCACTGTTGCCAGATGGATCTGTGCAGCCCTCCGCGGTGCCACACGAATCCGTGCTGGCCTTCATGAAAGAAGAGGGCGCGCAGACGTCGTGCTCGGCCTCCCCGAGGGACgcagccgctctctctccccaccttcCCTCCATCCTGCACGACATCATCACAGGGCGCGGTATCACCACGAGCATACCAGCTGGCTACGTCCGCAACATCATCATCTTGTCGGATGCTGGAAGTCAACCAGCCGACGAGGACGCCGTAGCCATGGTGTACGAAGTAGCCAATGCAGGTAGAGCGTGCAGAGTGCACTCAGTCGCCCTCGCGGCCACAGCGGACCGCGCGGTTCTTGAGGCGCTTGCTGAGGCCGCCGGTGGCTCCTttgcctccgcagcggctTCGAGCAGTGAAGTAGGTGAAAGCGCCATAGACGAGGCCGTACGGGCTGccgtctctgccgccgctgtcccGGGTATGGTCGATCTCCACACAGAATGGGAAGTAAcgggcggcgacgccgctgcggcgttgTGTGCTGCACCCgtagcagcgccatcgccttTACGCATGGCCACCAACGCAGATGGGAGCAGCATCGCATGCATCCCTTACGGAACGCAGCGCCTGCTTTACGGTCTCCTCGACTCCGCGaacctgcagctggcggtgcGCCTCTTTGGGCGTGTAGGGGAGATGAGGTTGGAGTACACGGCCTCCGCCGAGATCCAGTCGCCACTGCAGTCCgatgccactgccgccgcggacGAGAAAACcggcacagcgccgtcgATGTTAAtgaccgctgcagcggcggctcgcATTGCCTACCTCACGCACATCCTCCACGCCGCCAGCGGGGATGAGGCACACGAGGTCATGGCCCTCTCCCAGCGCTACACGCTACCGTCACCCTACAC
Above is a genomic segment from Leishmania panamensis strain MHOM/PA/94/PSC-1 chromosome 14 sequence containing:
- a CDS encoding hypothetical protein (TriTrypDB/GeneDB-style sysID: LpmP.14.0260), whose amino-acid sequence is MDPSAAFSSFPTQERGILLANTYKPLYLHAAEVQVSLSGYAAQVILSLEYVNETNKVVQVIAAYPAPPSYQLQRTMLQGPAREISAHSYEQSRPLRSVEAGSALRAKPLADTGVSAVATQYVPWDVNPGESVLMKAVYHVPISATHRTGEIVFTLPASLIPAVQRLPDVQRAYIKFLDARSRLRHLTQQEGSLCVCVDAQLFVPLRGLVTLEKGTEALPEMCGTGTGVNVYYMGDARFQLTYRGDLPTKAYMQMPLCMRAPVTETSEPLRLHTTVALPPPNPSPSDPTPEIAAAMVVSIAPSLANFPINAEIMFVVDVHSTALGAKAAESVMSAIGSLDGTACLVNVILCRDAHRGGTVSLLPDGSVQPSAVPHESVLAFMKEEGAQTSCSASPRDAAALSPHLPSILHDIITGRGITTSIPAGYVRNIIILSDAGSQPADEDAVAMVYEVANAGRACRVHSVALAATADRAVLEALAEAAGGSFASAAASSSEVGESAIDEAVRAAVSAAAVPGMVDLHTEWEVTGGDAAAALCAAPVAAPSPLRMATNADGSSIACIPYGTQRLLYGLLDSANLQLAVRLFGRVGEMRLEYTASAEIQSPLQSDATAAADEKTGTAPSMLMTAAAAARIAYLTHILHAASGDEAHEVMALSQRYTLPSPYTTLTDGNSGPGGEHKMGGVVHLPSRQAATQVELTMRARRVELQAAAALGASRSA